Proteins from one Deinococcus apachensis DSM 19763 genomic window:
- the rpsB gene encoding 30S ribosomal protein S2, translated as MSYISMKQLLEAGVHFGHETKRWNPKFKRFIFAERNGIFIIDLQKTLKQIDRSFDYIKDLSERGGVILFVGTKKQAQEIVELEARRTGMPFVTSRWLGGMLTNFRTMRTRIDRLNELDDMFESGRINDRPKAERIALSAERERLLRFVGGIRKMTRLPDAIFVVDPTKEVIAVQEANKLGIPVIALADTDSDPDVIDYIVPGNDDAIRSIQLITHRIGDLVVEARGGGEDVSGERVGADNADIDAAEQGEEGDTTQLTSSQGRS; from the coding sequence GTGTCGTACATCTCCATGAAGCAGCTCCTCGAAGCGGGCGTCCACTTCGGGCACGAGACCAAGCGCTGGAACCCCAAGTTCAAGCGCTTCATCTTCGCCGAGCGCAACGGCATCTTCATCATCGACCTGCAAAAGACCCTCAAGCAGATCGACCGCAGCTTCGACTACATCAAGGACCTCTCCGAGCGCGGGGGCGTGATCCTCTTTGTGGGCACCAAGAAGCAGGCCCAGGAGATCGTGGAGCTGGAAGCCCGCCGCACCGGCATGCCCTTTGTCACGAGCCGCTGGCTGGGCGGGATGCTCACCAACTTCCGCACCATGCGGACCCGCATCGACCGCCTGAACGAACTCGACGACATGTTCGAGTCGGGCCGCATCAATGACCGCCCCAAGGCCGAGCGCATCGCCCTGAGCGCTGAGCGCGAGCGGCTGCTGCGCTTCGTCGGCGGCATCCGCAAGATGACCCGCCTGCCCGACGCGATCTTCGTGGTGGACCCCACCAAGGAAGTCATCGCCGTGCAGGAGGCGAACAAGTTGGGCATCCCCGTGATTGCGCTCGCCGACACCGACTCCGACCCCGACGTGATCGACTACATCGTGCCCGGCAACGACGACGCGATTCGCTCGATCCAGCTCATCACGCACCGCATCGGTGACCTGGTGGTCGAGGCGCGCGGCGGCGGCGAGGACGTGAGCGGTGAGCGCGTCGGGGCCGACAACGCTGACATTGACGCGGCGGAGCAGGGCGAGGAAGGCGACACCACCCAGCTCACGAGCAGCCAGGGCCGCTCCTAA
- the tsf gene encoding translation elongation factor Ts, translated as MMESIKKLRELTGAGMMDVKKALSDAGNDEDKAIALLRERGIVKAAKKADREAKEGLVRFVVNGNKAAIVEVNSETDFVARNSDFQALVEQLAQAALQAGTNDVEEFRNFTLNGDTVGNTVAAAAGKIGENLVLNRVAYIEAGEGENVAGYVHSNGKIGVLVDLAGGSEAQAKDVALHVAAERPQYLTREEVNAEDIEKEREILTNKALNEGKPQQIVEKIVSGQIGKFYEDKVLPEQRFVKDNSVTVGQYLGNATIKRFVRFEIGA; from the coding sequence ATGATGGAATCGATCAAGAAGCTGCGCGAGCTGACCGGCGCGGGCATGATGGACGTGAAAAAGGCCCTCTCCGACGCGGGCAACGACGAGGACAAGGCCATCGCCCTGCTGCGGGAGCGCGGTATCGTGAAGGCCGCCAAGAAGGCCGACCGCGAGGCGAAGGAGGGCCTGGTGCGCTTCGTCGTGAACGGCAACAAGGCCGCCATCGTCGAGGTGAACTCCGAGACCGACTTCGTCGCGCGCAACAGTGACTTCCAGGCGCTCGTCGAGCAACTGGCCCAGGCCGCGCTCCAGGCGGGGACGAACGACGTGGAGGAGTTTCGCAACTTCACGCTGAACGGCGACACCGTGGGCAACACTGTCGCGGCGGCGGCGGGCAAGATCGGCGAGAACCTGGTGCTCAACCGTGTCGCCTACATCGAGGCGGGCGAGGGTGAGAACGTGGCCGGGTACGTCCACTCCAATGGCAAGATCGGCGTGTTGGTGGACCTGGCGGGCGGCAGCGAGGCGCAGGCGAAGGACGTGGCACTGCACGTGGCCGCCGAGCGTCCCCAGTACCTGACGCGTGAGGAAGTGAACGCCGAGGATATCGAGAAGGAGCGCGAGATCCTCACCAACAAGGCGCTCAACGAGGGCAAGCCCCAGCAGATCGTGGAGAAGATCGTCTCCGGCCAGATCGGCAAGTTCTACGAGGACAAGGTTCTCCCCGAGCAGCGGTTCGTGAAGGACAACAGCGTGACTGTGGGGCAGTACCTGGGGAACGCGACGATCAAGCGCTTCGTGCGTTTCGAGATCGGCGCGTAA
- the pyrH gene encoding UMP kinase, which yields MFKRVLLKLSGEFLAGQTPDDGSGFGISPGTTAGLARLITGALEGTGVELAVVIGGGNLWRGARNGNGMDPATADYIGMLGTVMNAMALQDAMETAGQPTRVMTAIQMAQVAEPYIRRRAMRHLEKGRVVIFGGGNGAPFFTTDTTATLRALEIGADVVLMAKNKVDGVYDSDPRKNPDAQKLDHLSHREVVERRLEVMDATALTLCMDKGLPIVVFDLFEEGNLRRLLAGERVGTLIES from the coding sequence ATGTTCAAACGCGTCTTGCTCAAACTTTCCGGCGAATTTCTCGCAGGCCAAACTCCGGATGACGGGTCCGGCTTCGGCATCAGCCCCGGGACGACGGCGGGGCTCGCCCGGCTGATCACGGGTGCCCTGGAGGGCACCGGGGTGGAACTGGCCGTAGTGATCGGCGGCGGCAACCTGTGGCGCGGCGCCCGCAACGGGAACGGGATGGACCCCGCCACCGCCGACTACATCGGAATGCTGGGCACGGTCATGAACGCGATGGCCCTTCAGGACGCGATGGAGACGGCGGGGCAGCCCACCCGGGTGATGACCGCTATCCAGATGGCGCAGGTCGCCGAGCCCTACATCCGCCGCCGGGCGATGCGTCACCTGGAAAAGGGCCGCGTGGTGATCTTTGGCGGCGGCAACGGGGCGCCCTTCTTCACGACGGACACGACGGCCACCCTGCGGGCGCTGGAGATCGGCGCGGACGTGGTCCTGATGGCGAAGAACAAGGTGGACGGCGTGTACGACTCCGACCCACGCAAGAACCCAGACGCGCAAAAACTTGACCATCTCAGCCACCGGGAGGTCGTGGAGCGCCGCTTGGAGGTCATGGACGCCACCGCCCTGACCCTGTGCATGGACAAGGGGCTGCCCATCGTGGTGTTCGACCTGTTCGAGGAGGGGAACCTGCGCCGTCTCCTCGCGGGCGAGCGGGTGGGCACGCTGATCGAGAGTTAG
- the frr gene encoding ribosome recycling factor — protein sequence MADMKAINADARERMGKAIEALENNLSVLRTGRANPGILKKVMVDYYGSTMPIDQVASITTPDARTLVITPWDRGALNPIERAIRDSDLGLNPNNKGDTIFISLPMLTEERRRDLVKNAKNYAEDARVAVRNIRKQALDEVKKLEGISSDDIKRGEVEVQKLTDEFIGRVDTTFHKKEQEILG from the coding sequence ATGGCGGACATGAAAGCCATCAACGCGGACGCGCGCGAGCGCATGGGCAAGGCCATCGAGGCGCTGGAGAACAACCTCAGCGTGTTGCGGACGGGCCGCGCCAACCCCGGCATCCTCAAAAAGGTCATGGTGGACTACTACGGCTCCACCATGCCTATCGACCAGGTGGCAAGCATCACCACGCCCGACGCGCGCACCCTGGTCATCACGCCCTGGGACCGGGGGGCGCTGAACCCCATCGAGCGCGCGATCCGCGACAGTGACTTGGGCCTGAACCCCAACAACAAGGGCGACACCATCTTCATCAGCCTGCCCATGCTGACCGAGGAGCGGCGCCGGGACCTGGTGAAGAACGCGAAGAACTACGCCGAGGACGCCCGGGTGGCGGTCCGCAACATCCGCAAGCAGGCGCTCGACGAGGTCAAGAAGCTTGAGGGCATCAGCAGCGACGACATCAAGCGCGGCGAGGTCGAGGTGCAGAAACTCACCGACGAGTTCATCGGCCGGGTGGACACGACCTTCCACAAGAAGGAGCAGGAAATCCTCGGGTGA